ATCACaaaagcagcagttgttgtggtcttcagacattttgaggtcatacagaTAGATGGTTTCTGGGAGTGGGCTTTTTTTGGGAGAACTTTTGGGGACAACTGGTCTTTTTTTCGACTTTTACGTCGTCCTAGTGCTTGTCCGGCTTGCCCTTGTTTGGCTTTCGGAAATCAACTGCAAATAAAAGACACTTTTACATGAAAAGGCTGTCCGGAGCAAGTTTAAATTAGCAGCTAACAAGTAACTCAACTGATGTACAGTACAGATTATGAATTTAAAGATACGCCCTGCTGAAATATGATATTGCATGTCTGGATATAAATGTTTAACACATACACTATACAGTAAGAGATGCTCTTACATTGCAGCAGCTATCCATCTACGTTTGCGCTAATTCGCAGCTAATACGCGGCTAATACACGGCTACTTCACTGCATCTTCATGGTCAAATAATTCACAAACTATCGACACCTGAGACTCATAAAATTAAAGAGGACAATTTAAGCTTTCCAGTTGTATAAATTACTTGTCTGTGTGGCAAAGCTTCGCTAAGAAAAACGGCTTTGAAATGATGTGGGGTTGCTGCTGCGTTTAAGCTAATTCGCGGCTAATTCACAGCAGTTTCTCAGCCGAATAACTCTATCCCTCCCATCAACATGCGGAGaccataaaaacaaattcattcattcatgtactaacacacaccTAATACAGTACAGTCTTGTAATGTGAAAATACAGTAATTTATTATGAAACATTACAGTTAAATGTTGTGAAATCCTGGTAATGTCTTACATTGTAGTCATGTCTATAAGACAGATGGTACATTAGTGTCATGTGTACAAAAAGTTCTTTTTATATATAACCTTTTgattctctttctgtctccctctgcatGGATGTGTAAAGTATACGCATGTGCTGTGTTGGTATAGATGACAAACTTTTTCTTATGCTTCATGAGATGATGAGAAAGCCATGATCAGCAATTGGATGAGTTTCATCCAATCTAATAATCAGCAAAGGTAAATTCACCTCTATAAGCACTGAGAAATAAACTAAAGAGCTAATGAAAAGTTAGTTACTGCTTAAAAACCTTAAAGGCTGCTGTTGTTATGAAATAATCAGCATTATTCACTTTGTAAGTGGTCATAATATTCTAATTTAACTAGACTCGGCCGGTCAACACATTACTAACACTGTTAAACCACATCAGTCTTTGAATGGAAATTTTTCCTCTGATTTATTGTCACTCACTGAGACCATTTACAACTCAAACCCCATCCACACTTGGAACATAtgatttttattgtttgaaaagCCTTCACTCTGCTCTCCCGCTGATGCTGTGAACAGAGAAGTAACAGTGAGGTATTTGTGACAACGTGGAGGGGGAAACGTACCGAGGGCTCCCCCTGCTGGCTGCGTTTAAATCCTCATTTAACAAAGCTAAAAGAATCGAGtataaataatcaaaatcaGTATCTGTCAGTGGAGCTTAGGAACACAACTGCAATCTACTATAATGTTAACCACAAAAAGTATTGTAAAAATTCAACCTTATCTCGTTATACACTCCtaaaaagtaagtaagtaaaaaaGCAAAATAGTTGTGACACAGTGATGGAATTCCTATTGTTTAATTCACTGAATTCTCTACTTGCACTTCTAGCACAAGTCTGGACTTAAGTTACTTGTGAACTACATGCATCTATAAACCAGAACGTAAAGGTAACACCAGCTTTCAACACTTGGTCCAAATATTCAACTAAAGCTTTCTGTTACCTCCTGGTTTGGTAAATGTGAGATGTGTAACTGTGCTTGACAGCCTTCACCCTGGGTGAAtgtctgcacgtgtgtgtgtgtgtgtgtgtgtgtgtgtgtaatgcggCAGACTTGCAGATGCAAGAGCTTGTTTCAGGCTTTCGGCTCCATCCACACTGCAGACTTTATTGCAGGCCTCCAAAGTTCATCTCGAGCCCGAGATCAGATTTTTAAtgcttttcagaaaaaaaaaaaaagatctgttgTCATGTGCTGCTTTGATTCCTCTGTGACTGTCTGCTGTTTCCTGCCGTTCTAATTTCCTCTGTCACTTCTACATTTCTGTCCCTGCATTCATCATTTCACTGTCAGCATTACTTGACCAGTGGTCCCTCATCGGTCCCTGCTTTCTGTCCTTTAAATTCCTCTGTTGCTGCCTCAATAACTAACTTCCAATTGATTTCTGTGTATTGAAATGACTTGTACATCTATTTTAGGCTGTAACCTAATGACAGTTCAAAGATATCCTGTAGTGTTTTCATGTAACATCATGTTAAAGTTATATACAGTTAAAGTTATCATGACATTACTATTATAGTTCAACGTATTTACATTCTGTTAGTATCTTTCTATATGAtagttttcactgtttactgttcactCTCCTACATTTACGTCTTCAGCAGGAACTAATAAACTTTGGGGCTCATCAGGCTTCAAATTAGCTGGTCAATATGAAGAATTGTCCAAAGTCTTAGCTGTCCCAAATGGCCACAGTCAAAAGCAAGGCAAAAAGCCTGCTGTCAAAGAGCCGATGCCTTTGGAGCTGAGGCAGTGTGCTGATGCGGAACCGAAAGCACTGATGGATTCCACGCGAGCTTCTGTTCTTATAAGCAaactaccttttttttttttttttttcatcatgttcCAAGGTCTTAGCAACAACTTTAAGTGAGTACAGTGTCATCAAAGCCAACAGAACCTGAAGATATGACAGTAAAACTCAAGTTAAAAGAAATCATAGACCACAGAGCTTCAGACAGTGTCAGCTGCAGAGTTAATGGAGCCTTAGTTCAAGAGAGAACCAACTACTTAGCACCAAAAGTAAAAGAGCTAACTGCTAACTCTTAAACATtaccagaaaaacaaaagaaaaaaaaaaaacctttctccACAAAGAAAGTGACAAAGAGTCCAAACATTTTGGAGAAACGGCCCATAAAGAATATCCTGAAGTGATTTCTTGCGTCATAGCCCTAACCTAGTATTTGTACTGTACAATATAGCAATTCACTTAGAGTAATACTGTACATTATGTTACTATGTACATCGGTGCACCTGCACTTAAAATCAAAGTGTGTCAAGTCCATATTTTCAGTTCAGGACAACTGATACTTACAGAGTCTCAGATCTCATGATACAGAAAACTTTAAATGCAAACTATTCCGGTGTGCATCCTCATTCATATACTGAATGCAGTATTGAGAACAaccacagtgtgtcagtgtcactgcttCCTAGGCAGAGCTCTCACACAGGCCGTGGGAACAGCATCGCATCCAgatgatccacactgaggaacGGAACAGAGCGGACAGCCTTCAgcattcaaacaaacacacagagcatctGATGTGAAATAATGAGGGTTTTGTACAGATTCACCCAGATTACCACCTAAAATAGAAGAAATAAACAATACAGTAAGCTGACGTAAAACATAAAAGAAGCGAACCTGAATATAATGGAGATTACATTAGTATGTTACTGTTTGCTAATTAGCCCTGAACACACACTAGGACTGAGACGCTCAGTCATAGCATGCTACCACTTTACATTTAATTCTCTGTAAttataaaaacatgaattattCCTGCAAATTCATCACCTGACCTGCGTTTCACGTGCTGTGTAATTCATGCACCGTACGAGGAGGACATGTTTCTGACACagatccattcattcattcattcataagtAACAAATCATACTACTCCTCCTTCTATGCTGAGGGGTTAGGGAAGTCTTaatgtaaacatgaacacaatgtTTGTTAATACATTTGCATTTCCACATCTGCCATGTGAGGCTCCATACACAGGAATTCATATTTGAGTGGAAAGTCGTCTCAGTGACTGTCCACAGTGAAATCTGCCGCTCATCCGGAATTGTTGCAACATTGGTTCTGTAAAGACAGATCAGtgttgatttgttgttgttgttgttttttttttaaatgccctTTTATGATTCTTTGAGAACCATGAATGAAATTCCATTCATCTCCGCTgtagcagagcagaggaagaatcTCGGAGACGGATAtgtcaaaacaaagttaaagctAAAGTTTATTCTCGACCTTAAATAGTCAAGTCAAAGACAATCCCGACTGAAGGTTCAGGAACAAGCCAGAAAATAAACCTTCAGTTTGGATTGTTCTGTCACGTTAAACCAAAAACTACCTGCATGGCTCAGTATTAGTGGGGTTAAGTCAGAGACtatgtttgttctttctttggATGAACCAACCCTCTCAGTGTCACGTGGGGCATCTAACAGGACTGATCCCTGCATTTAAAAAGGTTTGGGCTGTTTGTGAACGGATGAGGACTGGACTTGCCAAACATTTGTGAGGAATCGTAATGATGGAACGAACAGAGGCTGTATTCCCTCAGAGGCTGATCTGGAGTCAGCGATGTCACCCCCGTAGCTAAGTGTTGGAtttgtggagggaaaaaagtcAGACAGTCAGTGAGAATTCAGAATGCCTCCAGCATGATGTGTCCATCATCTACAGCTAAGCGTCCCCGAGCAAAGGCAGCGAACCCTCGACGGATCGTACTGTGAATCCATCTGAACAAGAGCCACGAGTAAAATCTCTGCTGTCCCATGAATGACTCACTGAGTAGCTCTACAGATGATTATTTTTGCTTCACTGATattagattctttttttttttgcttcataaGTTTGGCTTTCATCCTTAAAACACGAACAGCTAGGAGTCAAAACATCCGTCTTTTCAGAGCCCAGATGCAAAGGATATGTTATGATCAGTGTGTAGTCTGGTGTCACTGCAGGTTCACTTCTATCAGGAACCCAGTGGAGACCAGGTACGTAAAGTCACGTGTGGAATGTTTCCAGTGTAAAAATGTGATATGAATCAGGACTGTAAAACAGGCTTCACCTTACGTTGTCTTTCTTGCCATTTCCTATACATACAAAGGAGTTgataggctttttttttttttttttaaatctagaCCATGTCCTAAATATGAGAAACTTTATGTGTGGTCTTGCGAGTCTCATAATTATGACACGCCATCTCATAATAGTATAAGCAATTAAGTTcttattatgattattaatgGAGTGAGAattattaaatctgatgaaTAAACTATGATAATATTATGGAAATCAagtctttgtttctttaatcaTGTAATATAATCTtgtaattattaaaatattgtCATAATTATTAGACACTGATGCACAATTATAGATATATTATCAGATACTATAATTATGAATAGATCTCATAACGTGATAACATGTGATTTCATAATTATGAACTTGATGTACGCATTATAATGAGAAAGACTTAATAAATTATGAAATATCTAATAATCATAAGAGAGCTAATAATACTAGTAAATCAGGAGTAATAATAAGTACACATGCGATTAGATACAATCTCATCATTATGAGAAATAATCCCAGAATTAAAGATACTAAATCATAATTGTGATGTGTTGAGATACATAATGATTCCATTTTCATGTTTCTCAGAATTAGAGAAGCTATCACAGGATAAATCTCAAGACTAAGATGTAAATAAGTAGGTAAGtatgaataaatatatacagGAAAATCTTGGCAATAAATCTGAGAGGCTAACGTTCTCATAATTATAGTGATTCATAATCATAAGAGAAGTACAAACACGTTTTACAGTGACGTTCATGGGCctccttttcaaaataaaggttgTTATTTAAGCAAGGCACTTTCAGTACCACACCAGAGGATGGCAGTAGGTGCTTTTTTTTATCCCCCCTtgtagttcctgtttttttttttttttttttaatttgatcacATTTTTACCTTTGGAGCATTTCACACATTTGACTTTACACATGATTTGCTTTGGAACTCCACCAACCAATGGATTAGCCCCATTTACTGTCATCAGTGTCCTGACATACTTGCCCGTATCCATTAAAGTGTCCTTTAAAACCATGGTTTGTTCTATAGCTTGTGTCATATATTTGGGAACCAGCAATGAAGACATCCAGACTATAGAGTGCACAGATTCTGTCATCACTGCAGGTCCAGTAACTTTAGGGAGAAtcttcatttctcatttctcccCTCAGAACCACATTAGAGCAGCGACGTCCAGGCGCTgtgatgcatgctgggaaacatgaaaacagcaggTGCTTTTGACATTGCATGTGTCGGTACGTTTTCCAGCACGTCTCCTGTCTCCACGACTGCTCTCACACCAGCAATATCAGAGGTTACCAGAGGAGCTTCAGCAGCTCCTGTCACTGAATCCGAGATGTTCAGCACTATTGTCTTTTCTACAGCTGCCATTCCTTCAGCTCTCAGGTCTATGTACAAATGAAGAGGCTGGTTATGAAAAGATAAAGATACGGTGCTTTGTGAGAGATATTAGGCAATGTATGTATGTCCTTAGTCAGCAAAGATGAGGAGATTTTCagtttggaaatgaaatgataaacaCTTGAGCCTGATGGGTAAAAACAGCCCTGATCTGTGACTGGAAGGCTGGATGAGTTCCACAGGGAGCGCTGAAAGAAGCATGCAGGCTCATTAAACCATTTCTGGATCAAAACTCAAAGGAAAACAATCAGTATGGGTCTGGTGCCCATCTCAGGTGgaaatgagtgaaaaaaaaaaaaaaaaatcagatcttgcTGTTCTCCAAGTGAGAGTCGATGTGTTTGATGAGGGCGTCGTCAGGGTAACCAGTCGGGAAGGTCAGCTGACACAAAGGACAGCTACGAACGGCGCTCTCCTCTGACTCCATCCATAGCtacagacagaggaaaacacaggtgTGAAACCACTGATCCtcaaatcacaaaaaataagtaatagagagagagagagagagagatttttctCTGCTATACATCTTCTAGTTCCACTGTTAtttctggttttttttctttttacagagAATCTGTTGCTTTATGCAATTCTCATTGTGTTCTACTCACGTTAATGGAAGGCCATGACTGAGCATGCTCTGTGTTCATGTAGGGAGGCAGATGGCAGGAGAGGGTGGCAGGGCCCTCAGGGGCCGAGAAGGAGGGATGGTGGGGCTGTTTCCTTGGAGACGAGAACGAGGGGTGGAGGGGCTGTTCTCGGGGTGACGATGAGCTGATCCCAATTGCGCCCAGGGTCCGGGGCGGGCTGGCAGCCGGCGATAGGTACGTGCAAACGTCCTGTAAATGTACGCAACAAATACACTGTGATTATAAACAATCCGGCTCTGAAGCCACGAGCAGAGCCACAAACGTCATCGTCATCACCTCTTCTTCATCAGAGGACTGTGGTGGTGTCACCAGTGGGGTGGGCTCAGGCGGGTCGTCGAGGTGACAGAAGTGATGCACCTGGgcgagaggagaggcagagacgaGCAGCGTGATAACTCCGAAAAATCTGGAACTTTATTTGGTTTATGTTTATTTGGCTTATGTCTGCCTAATACTTTCCACTCCTGCTATTGCTTGCAGTTTCTTCTCTCTAATCCATGGAAGCCTTTTCCTTTAtgtcacctgacacacacacacagtcatgtgacCTCTCAGTGACCTGACAGGGAAGCTGGCCTAGATTTTAAACTCTAACTCATCCTGCCTTCTCATGTGTCCCTGTGACATTTATGCTTCATTATGTCGTTATATATTTGTCCATGTCGATGTGGGTGTGTGAAGCTGTTAACGATGAGGAGGTCAGTGACCTCATAAAACCAAATGAAAGCTCCGAGTCTCACCTCAGCAGCCATCGGAAAGCCCAGGTCCAGAGCACAGTGATGAGGACTGCTGCTCAAACTGCTGCCCccgcctctctctcctccgcctcctccccctctctcgcCTCCAGCTCCGTGAGCTGAGGCCGGTCTGACCAGGCCCACCAAGCTGGTACGGAGCTGAGGTTTGGTCTGGCTGTAACCCTGCGTCTCGCCCAGGAGGGGCCTGGGCTTGGGGAGGGTGGAGACTGGGTCCCTCATCAGGCGTGCGTGGGGTCTCTGGATGGCTGATGGGTCAGATACCTGGGAAAAGGAGAAGgtcaaaaattcaaatgactCATCTATGCAtggatctgtttttttttgacaaagtCCTGTTGTCCCACAGAGTTTCATCAGAAAAAATTCCCGCCTCACCTCAGAGTAACTACGGCGACCCTGGAACTTCGCTCGTAGACGGCTGCTCGTTGGCTGATGAGAGTAGGAGGCAGGGCCGTCACACAGggacaggggaggagagggggcgGGGAGAAGCCTGTCGGGGGAGAGTGAGGGGCGTTGGGGTGAGGTGGGGGAGAGGCGCTGAGGAGTCGGTGGAGGACGAGagactggaggaggaagagagacgaAGAGAGAGTGGGCTTTATTTCAATACTACTGAATGTTGTCATTGCACAAACTAACTCTCTCTCAGCATCTTTCCAGCTTCCCTGAGAGTTCTGAGTTCAGCGATGGCTGAACGCTGGGGTGAAGCTACTTAGAAATCCTGGAAGAATGAGCACCATTCTTCCAAAggatattccctcatttggtgttttgatgatggtggtacAGAGCGCTAACTCATCTAACTGATCTAACtggtccaaaatctcccatatatatttttgactgggttgagatctggtgactgcgAAGGCTgtagcatatgattcacatcctTTTCGCACTCTTCAGTACGTAGGAACAACGTCCAGGGTGCAGGAGGCGGACTTTGGGTGAGAGATTGTGTCATTACTATGGGACAGAGACACAAGCTGAAACTCATTATAGACAGCAGAGCAGGCAGACACTGTGGATAGTGGGAAATATTCGATCATATGTTGTCAATTTCTGTTCAGAAAAAGTTTACAAAGTCCTTACAAATGGCTGCAGTCGGCTCAAGACAGTTAGCAGCAAAGGGGTTGAGACCTGAATTGATTGTGGGGAACTGTGGGAATTTTTTTGCAGATGATCGTGGTCAAATATTTTGCTCTTGCAGCTTTGACAGATTGCTGGTAAGCTGTCAGGCAGCCATTCAATATCTAAATGAAactcttttttcatttgttttctgtataTCAGTACAGCAACAGAGATGTCTCACAAGATGTCTCCACAGGTTGAATTAAACTTGAGGCTTTCTTTGTGAGCctcagtccttttttttctggattttcaAGCTAGTAGACTCAAACCATTACACTAACCTCTGCTTTAATGATACCATTAACCCCCGTCATGTGACCTACCAGGCTCCTGTGAGACGTGCCGTAAAAGGTCACTCTGTTTTGCAGCCAGGCCGCGAACCCGACCCAGCTCCTCGGTTAGCTCGGTGTAGGCTAACGCTAGGTTCACTCTGCAAAAACACGCGAAGAGAGTGACGGAATAAATACATGCATACAAATGACAAACCGCCATTGCGCGATAAGACTTCTTTCAAAATATTCTCCTCTTTGAAACCAGACTCACTGTTCATCCCCGGCTTTCTTTATCCATTCTACGTCACAGTGCTCACAGTGTGGGGGCAGCTCCTGTGactgatggacacacacacacacacacacacacacacagagctgtggttAGAGCTGCAGCACTTAACATGTCTTTGTTTAAATTCTCCCTCACATTGAAAATGCATGATTGGGGAAACTCTGTATTCATGTAAAATATATCTAAAATGTGATAAATACACTGGGCACTAACAGACTCGTCTCTCAGTGTGAACAAGTCCCCTGTTTTTCAGTATATCAGAACTTCAACGTTCAACCCAAATCACTTCCTTTCTGCCTGTGATGAACTTTTGCAGAGATATGGAATTTGGGAAAAGTAAACCAGCAAGATGAACTTTTCATTTGATTCAGCTGTGAGTTGTGGAGATTTAAACAAGCTTCTTGGTGCTGCATTCAAAGTAGCTCAGACCTCTGAGGATagctcagctgctgcagagcatTGTGTTGATGAGCTATGTGGAAGAAACCTGAAACCCAGTTTTACCACTTATTGCATTTTCACAGTCATTGCAGAATAAACAGCTACAGGGCACTGTACTTCCTTTCTTGTAAACCAATAGGTTTTGTCTGTGGAACTTTTGTACcctaaataaaacacaacttgAGGATAATCACGTTAAATGAAGCAATGGAAACGgtaacaaaaaataacaactgTCACAAACATAACCACACAAAACGGGTGAAATAGAGACATTACTGTTCATTAATCAATTTTCTGGTCCAAATTCCAACGTCTGCTATTTCTAACGTCCTATTAATTCATGAATCAAAGTCAATTTCAttaactttatatattttttattcacTTCATTCCACTAATTTCATGCCAGACTCCACTGTGCCCCTCACCAGTAAACAGAGAGCATATGTAAACTTTTGTCCCACTGTTGCTACAAATGGCCGtcaaatatgacaaaataacCACAGTATGGAGGCCTGCAGTTGAGATAATGGTTCTGATGGTaccataaatacacacatccTGGCTGCGCATCACGCCTACCTGTCTTTGCACTTCCTGTAGCTGAGCGacctcctgctgcagcctctggAGTTCAGCCCTcagctccttctccctctcacaGGCTCCCTCAGCCTCCTGCCGAGCCCCCTCCAGCTCGGCCTCCAGTCGCTGCAGCTTCAGGTCCGACAGGGCGTCCAGGCTGCGTGAGCTCTGCAGCGTCGGCCCGCGACCCTCTGACAAAACCAAGCACAGCTTCAAGCCTGTGTTTTTATACGGTTGTAGTCTGCAGTCATGTTGTGTTCGGTGTTTATTTTGGTTGTATGCTTATGAAGTCCAAGCAGAACCCACCTCTGGGTACGTCCAGGCTGGCGTGGAGCTGAGACTGATGGGCATCTTTGCTGCGGAGCTGAGCACTGAGCTTCTGAATGgaagtttctctctgtctcagagcCGACTCCAAACTGCAGATCCTCTCCACGTGCTGCTCTGCTAGAGTcgtctgacaacacacacacacacacacacttacaaacacagTGGCATAAAATACTATCACAAGAAagcattggtgtgtgtgtgtgtctatgtcttTTCACCATCTTGTCTAGGTCTCTCTGGACATTGCTTTTCTCCAGGTGAATCTTCTCATAAGCCTGGATGACTTCCTCcaacctctcctccctctccttactcttctgaagctgaaacaaagaataaataagAGTAGACTTGACTTTGAAGGCGGATACGATGATTAGTGCTTCTATTTGTAGTTTGAGCAGGTCCGCTGTTTTggactctctgtctcttgtttcCTCAATCACTGACATTAATTtgataaaaacacttttaacttagtcatttttatactgtttattttgGTAAAATGTCAGTGTAGGCAACAATATACACACTGCCAATATTAACATAATAAATATGGATAATATTGGCAGGGTGTACATGGATACAATGGTGACTGGGTCTGCCCACTTACAGCCAAAAAGAAGATCCGCGTGCGAGCAGGAGATCAATGATAGTAGTTGTGCACTCTGGGAAAACAGTCACGCGCTCCTTCAGGTTCTGCACGTGCTCAAAGCATTGTTTTCTCCTCACTGAGATATTCTGCCCGctactagtagtagtagtagcagttgCAGTGATAGTATTACTATGTACCTCCTGAGTGAGAGAGTTGATCCTCTGTTGTAGGTTGGTGGTCTCTGATTGGATTACGCTGGTGTCCTTGATGATGGGCTCACAGGAGCAACACactatcctctcctctccaaaTTCACTGATCATGGGAAACtgagggaagaggaaaagaaggagagaagagcaCAGGAGAGGTCAGGAGAGTGTGACATTGTATTCTAtattgtttgtgtaaatgtgtgtgtacagtgtgtgtgtgtgtgtgtgtctgtgtgtgctgctctccaCCTTGACCTCGTAGTGTTTGAGTTTCCTCTTGATGCTGCTGTTCTCCCTCTCCAGACTGGCCAGCCGGGTCTTGATGTCATGATAGGCCGCAGCCAGGGCCAATCCCGACGCCGGGTACATGTCCTCCGGCAGCCGATTGGCCGACCAGCTGATCCCAGATACGCCCACGTCATCTCTCAACCCCTCTCCGCCTCCCAGCAGCCCCAGCTCTCCTCTGCCGAACAGATCCATCATCAGTTAGCTGTAGGGGAGGGAAGGAAACAGTTGTAGGTGATCTCCGGAAAACGTAGTGAGGAAAACGTGGACCGGACTTtgggcagacagacaaaaagctTAGTGAGTCACTTTGCACTCCCCACCCTCACACAGCAGGGGCACTAATGGCAATAAATCTGCCGAGCCTCATGTTCTGGCATAGGTGACAGCcagagagtttgtgtgtatgtgtttgtgtgtgtgtgttcttcagaCTGCAGCCAGGAGCCCACTGAGCCTGCCAGCCAAAGGTTTGGTGTTTCccatctgctgctgtgaagttACTCCCTCTCTATCCCTGCCCCCTGCCTCTCACTGGCGGTTTCCATGGTTACAGGGGGAAAACTGATCCACCCCAAcacgaaacaaaaaaaaaatggagaacgAGAATCTTGTTTCAAAAAATAGGATCGATAAGACAGGATTTATGGGGCTTGATGATTTGTGAGGCATCGTTGTGCGTTCCTCTTGCCAACACAAATGGTCAGCCAGTGTGCGCTCTGAAATGAATGAGCTTTTCCCAGCCACGTCTGTGCAAGAGCTCCCGATCTCCACAGTTGGCAGCATATTGAGTGATGATAGCCTTCTCATTtatgaaagcaaaaaaatcagATGTATAATGTTTCTAATATATATTTCTAATCTGAGATGCATGGTTCACATCAGCAGATGCTTCTTGccaatataaataaatataaatcaaagcTCTAACACACATCCCTAACCTTGTTTGCTAACACAAGATGGCAGGTATGAGCTAGAAGGTCCACGCCCTCAAGTGACCCTTGTTTTTTGTGGTCTATATGGATGAGACCGAGGTCTGACTATGTCAGATTAAAATTGCATTTAGCCTGCAAAACTTCCAGATGCTGAGCCGGAGGAGATCTGAGCAGCAGTCTGACAACAGCAGAACGCAGTGTGCAGCTCTGCAGTACATTAACATTTCATATGTGAACATCTTACACAGCCATGCTTCCTCTTTACAACagcaaacagccacacacacgttcacacacggATACTACAACATACAGTGTTTAGCAGTCCTATAAAGAAGCAGGCATATGTCTTCAGCAGAACAATGACAGCGTAAGGCTTAATACAAtctacactcactgagcacttcaTCAGGAAGATCAGACTATCACTGGATAGTTCCTCCTTTTactctcaaacagcctcagttcttctcATTGATTCCACgtgatgttggaaaccttcctctgagcttctgctccacattgacatgattcatcacatcattcaaagtgttctactggattcaggtctgcaGACTGGGGGAgatcactgaagttcactgaactcactgtcatgttgatgaaaccagtttgagacgactttagctttgtgacatggagcattatcctgctggaagcagccattagaagatggtgaactgtggccatgaagggatgaacacggtcagcaacaatactcagacacactgtgacattcataCCATGATTGGTATTTAGGCCAAAACTGAGTCAAGAAAAccttccccacaccatcacaccaccaccaccagcctgga
The window above is part of the Toxotes jaculatrix isolate fToxJac2 chromosome 18, fToxJac2.pri, whole genome shotgun sequence genome. Proteins encoded here:
- the LOC121198703 gene encoding TANK-binding kinase 1-binding protein 1-like encodes the protein MMDLFGRGELGLLGGGEGLRDDVGVSGISWSANRLPEDMYPASGLALAAAYHDIKTRLASLERENSSIKRKLKHYEVKFPMISEFGEERIVCCSCEPIIKDTSVIQSETTNLQQRINSLTQELQKSKEREERLEEVIQAYEKIHLEKSNVQRDLDKMTTLAEQHVERICSLESALRQRETSIQKLSAQLRSKDAHQSQLHASLDVPREGRGPTLQSSRSLDALSDLKLQRLEAELEGARQEAEGACEREKELRAELQRLQQEVAQLQEVQRQSQELPPHCEHCDVEWIKKAGDEQVNLALAYTELTEELGRVRGLAAKQSDLLRHVSQEPVSRPPPTPQRLSPTSPQRPSLSPDRLLPAPSPPLSLCDGPASYSHQPTSSRLRAKFQGRRSYSEVSDPSAIQRPHARLMRDPVSTLPKPRPLLGETQGYSQTKPQLRTSLVGLVRPASAHGAGGERGGGGGGERGGGSSLSSSPHHCALDLGFPMAAEVHHFCHLDDPPEPTPLVTPPQSSDEEEDVCTYLSPAASPPRTLGAIGISSSSPREQPLHPSFSSPRKQPHHPSFSAPEGPATLSCHLPPYMNTEHAQSWPSINLWMESEESAVRSCPLCQLTFPTGYPDDALIKHIDSHLENSKI